The genomic segment CACCCGTTATAAAAGACAAAATGTTATTAGTTGACGGAGGAGTACTTAATAATTTTCCTGTACAAGAATGCATTGATATGGGAGCCGACATTATAATTGGTGTATATGTAGGTTCTAATGAAAACGCCGAAGTTGATGATTTTAAAACAATGCTGGAAGTATTAACTTATTCAGCTTCTTTTATGGGAGTTGTAAATTCCAGAAAGCAAATGAATAAGTTAGATATAAAAATAGCTCCTGCATTAGGTAAACTGGGAGTAGAAAGTTTCGGGAAAGCTGATGAAATAATAAATATTGGAGAAGCTGCAGCACGCCAAAAAGATGTTTATACTCAATTAAAGGCTTTATCTGATTCCCTAAAAAAATTTCCTGTTAAAAAGAACTTTGAATTGCCTCACATCAATAATGAATTACCTATTGGCAATATTCAAGTGTTAGGTTTAAAGTCTAGAAGTAAAGATTTTATCGTTGCTTTATCTGAACTTGAAGAAAATAGCATAATTAGCAGTAAGCAAGTAAATGCAGCAGTAAAAAGACTTTACGGAACATTAATTTTTGATAAGGTAGAATACCGATTTGTTAAAAATGGCGACAAATTCGATCTGATCTTTGAAGTGCTTGAAAAAGATAAAATACATTTTAATGCCAGCGTTTATTACGATAATTTCTTTGGTGCCGGTTTATTTATAAATACCTCGTATAAACATTTATTGGTAAGTTCTTCAAAGCTCAATTTAACAATAGATATTTCTCAATATCCCAGAGCAAACTTGAGGTATAATATTGTTGGAGGAAAAAGAAAACGTTTATTATTTGGTTTAGGTATTAACACACAAAGTATTGTCATACCCAATTATTATGAGTTTGATAATAGTCTAATTGTTTCTTTGGGTCAATTCAGAAATAATCAATTAAATTTTTGTAGCTGTTTAGGCTTTTCACCAACAACCAATTCAAAAATAGAATTTAAAGCCTCTCACTTAACTAATTATTTTCATTTGCAAGGCGGCTTGGAAAATCTATATGGTATTGACGCAGTAACTTCAAATAGTTTTACCATAGAAACATCTTATAAAATAAATACTCTCAATCATCCTGTTTTTCCAACTAAAGGAATTAAATTAAAAGTGATGTATAGAAGAATGCTTAATCCCAAATCGTCTTATAATGATGATGGTATGTTTAATGCTATTTCTAACGAAAACAATATTGTAATAATAGATTTCAAACACTATCTTAAAATAAAAAACCAATTCTCTATTATTTCGGAATTTACATTGGGATATATGAGTTCCATTCCTTTTTATGCCGATAAATTCTTCTTAGGGGGAAGCGGATTTAACACACGATTAAATACTTTTAATCAAGCTGGTATTAAACCATATCAAATTGCTACGGATAATTTTCTAAAATTTGGACTTGGCATGCAACAAAAAATTGGTGATAATTGGTATGTAAACCTATTCACTGAACATATTGCATTTATTAATCATGCCGAAACATATTCGGAAGAATCATTGAGGATTGAAGGCGAAACAATATTTAGTTGGATGGGAAGCATATCCTATGATTCTGTTATTGGACCACTAAAAATTGCTGTCTCACAAAATATTAGTAATAGTGAATTTTACTTTTATTTTAGCTTAGGATTTCCTCTCTAATATCCCTTTGTAAAAATCTCAGTTTACAATAAATTTTGTATTCAATTATTTACTGAGCAGACAATCTCAACAGTTCAACAATCATCTTGAGTGCTTTTTCCATATCTTCAATATAGATATGTTCATCAAGAGCATGCTCATTTCTTGCTCCAATACCCACAACAGCCATTTCTATCCCCATATTGTTATATATAGATGCATCTGTAAAACCGGTCATAAAAGTTGCCTTAGCAT from the Bacteroidales bacterium genome contains:
- a CDS encoding patatin-like phospholipase family protein; protein product: MYKISISFITTLIFMLFLSPIVKAQKTVINKEIKRPKIGLVLSGGGAKGLAHVGVLKVLEELNIHPDYITGVSMGSIVGGLYSIGYSAKELDSITKAVDWNIIFNDELSYNQIGYNVKENYRNYQLNLSGNSIDKVGLPLGVVGGQSISEFFSELCWRSTGIDSFDDFPIPFRCAATDIISGKYIVFDSGSLAQAMRASMAIPTAFTPVIKDKMLLVDGGVLNNFPVQECIDMGADIIIGVYVGSNENAEVDDFKTMLEVLTYSASFMGVVNSRKQMNKLDIKIAPALGKLGVESFGKADEIINIGEAAARQKDVYTQLKALSDSLKKFPVKKNFELPHINNELPIGNIQVLGLKSRSKDFIVALSELEENSIISSKQVNAAVKRLYGTLIFDKVEYRFVKNGDKFDLIFEVLEKDKIHFNASVYYDNFFGAGLFINTSYKHLLVSSSKLNLTIDISQYPRANLRYNIVGGKRKRLLFGLGINTQSIVIPNYYEFDNSLIVSLGQFRNNQLNFCSCLGFSPTTNSKIEFKASHLTNYFHLQGGLENLYGIDAVTSNSFTIETSYKINTLNHPVFPTKGIKLKVMYRRMLNPKSSYNDDGMFNAISNENNIVIIDFKHYLKIKNQFSIISEFTLGYMSSIPFYADKFFLGGSGFNTRLNTFNQAGIKPYQIATDNFLKFGLGMQQKIGDNWYVNLFTEHIAFINHAETYSEESLRIEGETIFSWMGSISYDSVIGPLKIAVSQNISNSEFYFYFSLGFPL